GATGGCAGGAGCGTGCTCTTTGCGCCCAGACCGACCCCGAGTCCTTCTTTCCCGAGAAGGGCGGCTCCACCCGCGAGGCCAAGAAGGTCTGCCTCGCCTGCGAAGTCCGCTCCGAATGCCTCGAGTACGCCCTCGCCAACGACGAGCGATTCGGCATCTGGGGCGGCCTGTCCGAGCGCGAACGCCGACGGCTGAAAAAAGCAGCCGTCTGAGCACACAGCGCAACACGGAGCAACACAGCGCAACACTGGGCAACACCGGTCGGTACGCAGAACACGCTTCGGAACAAAGCTTCAGAACAAAGCAATGAGCAGAGCAAACGGTCCGCCTCCTGCACCTTCCCCGCAGGAGGCGGACCGCTGTGTTCCCAGCCGTTAGTGTGGGGCGCTGTCCAGCAGCCTCCGGGAGCACAACCACCCCCGGACCCACTCCCCGGACCGCGTCCGGGGGGACCCCCAGGCCGGAGGGCCAGTAGAGCGATGTCCCTGCACAGCCAGTCGACGGCCTCCTACCAGGCTGCCGCCACACCCGAGTTCCCCCGGCACGTCGTCACCGCGGTGCTCGTCGCCCACGACGGCGCCCGCTGGCTGCCCAGGACGCTCGCCGGCCTCCTCGGCCAAGAACGCCCCGCGCAGAGCCACGTCGCCGCCGACACCGGCAGCGCCGACGAATCCGCGCGCCTGCTCGGCGAGGCCCTCGGCGAGGATCGCGTCCTCCACCTCGCCCGCCGCACCGGCTTCGGCGCCGCCGTCGACGAAGCCGCCCGCAGCGCGGGCACCCTGAGCCCCGAGGACCTCCCGTACCTCAAGCGCCCCAGCGGCTGGGACCCCGTCAGCCGCACCTGGCGCGACGACGCCTACGACCTCCCCGAACTCCCCCACGGCGACCCCGTCCAGTGGCTCTGGCTGCTCCACGACGACAGCGCCCCCGAACCCGACGCCCTCACCGAATTGCTGCGCGTCGCCGAGGAGAACCCCGACGCCGCCGTCATCGGCCCCAAGCTGCGCGGCTGGTACGACAAGAAGCAGCTCCTCGAGGCCGGCGTCACCATCGCCCGCAGCGGCCGCCGCTGGACCGGCCTCGACCGCCGCGAACAGGACCAGGGCCAGCACGACCAGGTCCGCCCCGTCCTGTCCGTCTCCACCGCCGGCATGCTCGTGCGCCGCGACGTGTACGAGGCCCTCGGCGGCTTCGACCGCCGCCTGCCCCTCATGCGCGACGACGTCGACCTCTGCTGGCGCGCCCAGAGCGCCGGCCACACCGTGCTCGTCGCCCCCGACGCCGTCCTGCGGCACGCCGAGGCCTCCGCCCGCGAGCGCCGCACCGTCGACTGCGCCGGACGTACGAGCGCCAGCCCGCACCGCGTGGACAAGGCCGGCGCCGTCTACACCGTGCTCGCCAACAGCTCCGCCGGCGCCCTGCCGTACGTCCTGCTGCGCCTCCTCGTCGGCACCGTGCTCCGCACCCTCGCCTACCTCGTCGGCAAGGCACCCGGCCAGGCCGTCGACGAGATCACCGGCCTCCTCGCCACCCTGCTGCGCCCCGGCCGGATCCTCGGCGCCCGCCGCAGACGGGGCCGGCCCGCCGTCCCCGCCAAGGAACTGCGCCCCTTGTTCCCGCCGCCCGGCGCGAGCCTGCGGGCCAACGCCGAACAGCTCGCCGGGTACTTCGGCGGCGACCGCGACACCGACACGGCCGCCATCGGCCGGCACGGCGGGGCCGTCGAGTCCGGCCCCGGCGGCGACGACGCCGACTACCTCGAGATCGAACAGTTCGCGCGCCTCAAGCGGATCGCCCGCAACCCCGCGCCCGTCCTCTTCGCCCTCCTCCTGCTCGTCTCCGTCATCGCCTGCCGCGCCCTGCTCGGCGGCGGCTCGCTGATGGGCGGCGCCCTGCTGCCCGCCCCCGACAGCGGGCTCGCCCTCTGGCGCAGCTACACCGACGACTGGCAGCCCGTCGCCGCCGGCTCCACCGCCGGAGCGCCCCCGTACCTCGCCGTCCTCGGCGCCTTCGCCACCGTGCTGTTCGGCTCCACCAGCGCGGCGCTGACCCTGCTGCTGGTCTGCTCGGTCCCGCTCGCCGGGCTCACCGCCTACTTCGCCTCCCGGCCGCTCGTCGACTCCCGGCTGCTGCGCGCCTGGGCCGCCGTCGCCTACGCCTTCCTGCCCGCCGTCACCGGCGCCCTCGCCGGCGGCCGCCTCGGCACCGCCGTCCTTGCGATCCTGCTCCCGCTCATCGCCCGCTCGGCCGTCGCGGCCTTCGCCTTCGGCTCCGCCGAATCCGAAGGCGAACGGTCCGGCTGGCGCCCGGTGTGGACGTACACCCTCCTGCTGACCCTGGCCACCGCCTTCACCCCCGTCGTGTGGCTCCTGGCCGCCGTCCTCGGCACCGCCGCCCTCGTGCTGCGCCGCGCCCGGTGGAAGACGTACGGCCTGCGGCTGCTCGCCACCCTCGCCGTCCCGCTCCTCGTGCTCGCCCCCTGGTCGCTGACCCTGCTCATGCACCCCGGCCGGCTCCTGCACGAGGCCGGCCTGCCGTACGGATCCGGCTCGGCCACCGCCCTGGACCTCCTCGGCATCAGTCCCGGCGGCCCCCGCACCGCCGGCGGCCTGCTCCTCATCGGCATCGTCCTCGCCGCCCTGGCCGCCCTGCTGCGCGCCGAGCGCCGGTTCGCCGTCCGCACCGCCTGGGCCACCGCCCTGGCGGCCCTGCTCCTGGCCGTCGTCGTCAACCGCACCGGCTGGGCCGGGCCCGCCACCCTCGTCTACGGACTGGCCCTCCTCGCGGCCGCCGCCGTCGGCGCAGAGGGGGCCAAGGAGCGGGTCGCCGCCAGCAGCTTCGGCTGGCGCCAGCCGCTGGCCGCGCTGATCGCGCTCGGCGCCGTCGCCGGCCCGCTGCTCGGCGCCGCCGGCTGGATGATCAGCGGCGCCGACGGCCCGCTGGAGCGGCGCGACCCGGTCCAGGTCCCCGCGTTCGTCGCCGAGGAGAGCGGCACCCGCGACCAGGCCCGCACCCTCGTCCTCGGCGGCACCTCGCCCGCCACGGTCTCCTACACCCTGGTCCGCGGCTCCGGCGGCCGCCTCGGCGACGCCGAACTCGCCGCCGCGGCCGGCAGCAGCCCCCAGCTCGACAAGGTCGTCTCCAGCCTCGTCGCCGGCTCCGGCGCCGACCAGACCGACCAGCTCAGCGGCTTCGCCATCCGCTACATCCTGGTCCGCGACGGGGCCCCGCAGCAGATGCGCAAGGTCCTCGACGCCACCCCGGGCCTCAGCCGCCTCAGCCAGCTCGACGGCAGCGCCCTGTGGCGCGTGGACCGCCAGGTCGCCCGCGCCGCCATCGTCTCCGGCAAGCCGGGCGAGGCCCCCATCCCGGTCGCCTCCGGCCCCGTCGAGGCCCACACCAAGATCCCGGCGGGCGAGGCGGGCGGTGCCGGTCGGGTGTTGCGCATCGCCGACCGGGCCGCCCCCGGCTGGCGGGCCACCCTCGACGGCAAGCCCCTCAAGCCCAAGACCCTCGACGGCTGGGCCCAGGGCTTCGAACTGCCCGCCGCCGGCGGCCGCCTCGACCTCGTCCACGAGGACGCGCTGACCCGGACCGCCTGGCACTGGGCCCAGGGCCTGCTCGCACTGGTGCTGCTCGTGATGGCCCTGCCCGGCCGCCGGGCGAGCCTCGACGACGACCTGCCCGAGGAGGAGGCGGAAGCCGCCGACCGGTCCGCCGCGGGCGAGGCCGGAGAGGGCCGCCGGGCCCGCCGGCTGCGCGCGGAGGCGGAGTCCGCGGCTGCCGCGACGGCCGCCGCCGAGGAGCCCTCGGGCGCGGTCGCCGACCCGTACGCGCAGATCCCGGCGCAGCCGGTGTACGGGGAGGAGACGTACGCGTACCAGGCCTACGGCGACCAGGGCTACGCGTACGACCAGCAGCCCCAGCAGCCGTACGTGCCGGCGCCCGCCCAGGCCCCGGATTACGAGCAGTACCCCTACCCGGAGCAGGGCTACGACGACCCGCAGGGATACCCGCAGCAGCCGCAGCAGCAGCCGTACCCCTACCCGCCGTACGAGCAGCCGTACGACACCTACGGACAGCACGACCCGCGTCCGGACGGGAGCCCCCAGCAGTGAAGCAGCGCGCACCCCTGACGCTGGCGGCGGTGGCCGCGGCCCTGGCGGCCGTCACCGGCGTCGGATACCTCACCGCCCCCGCCGCCCCGGCCGCCGACGCCCGGACGGCGGCCGCGGCCCGGATGCCGGTGGAGCGGTCCGCGCTGGTCTGCCCGGCGCCCAGCTCCTCGGACATCGCGGAGACCACGTACACGGCGATCACCCCAGGCGCCGCCGGCGCAGGCAAGGGCACGGCCCGCCTCCTCGGCGCGACCAAGGAGGCCAAGCCGGTGCTCGAGCTCAAGGAGCGCGGCAAGCCGGCCGGGGCCGCCGCCTCCGGCGCGGAGGCGCCCGCACTGGTGGGTGTCGCCGACGGGATCCTGGCCCCCGGCTGGACCGCGCAGCAGACCACGAAGGTCTCGGTCGGCCGGGCGCGCGGCGTCCTCGGCGTCGGCTGCACCGCGCCCGGCACCGACTTCTGGTTCCCCGGCGCGAGTACGGCCAAGGGGCGCGAGGACTACGTGCACCTCACCAACCCGGACGACACCGCGGCCGTGATCGACATCAAGATGTTCGGCCCGGACGGGGCGGTGAAGTCCGAGGGCGGCACCGGCGAGAACATCCGGATCGACCCCAAGTCCACCAAGTCCGTCTCGCTGGCCTCCCTCGCCCCCGGGGCCCAGCTCGCGGACGTCACCGCCCATGTGACGACCCGGGCGGGCCGGGTCGGCGCCTCCGTGCAGGTCGGCGAGGAGGGGGTGGGCGCCGACTGGCTGCCGGCCTCCACCGACCCGGCGGGCTCGCTGGTGCTGCCCGGGATCCCGGCGGACGCCACCTCCGTACGGCTGGTCGCCTTCGCGCCGGGCGAGGAGGACGCGGACCTCACGGTCAAGCTGGCCGGGCCGAACGGCTCGATCAGCCCGGCGGGCAACGAGCAGCTGCACCTCAAGGGCGGCATGACGGCGAGCCTCGACCTGAAGGACGTGACCCGCGGCGAGGCGGGCTCGCTGCTGCTGGCCCCGGCGAACAGCAAGAAGGCCGTGCCGGTGGTGGCGGCCGTCCGCGTGGTCCGCGGCAGCGGCGCCAAGCAGGACCTGGGCTTCGTCCCGGCGACCGGGCCGGTGGGGACGCGGGCGACGGTCGCCGACAACCGGGCCGACGAGAACGCGACGGTGCTCTCGCTGACGGCGGCGGGCGGCGCCGATGCGAAAGTGAAGGTGACGGCCTCGCCGGGCACCGAGGCCGGGGAGCCGGCGTCGAAGGAGGTCACGGTCAAGGCGGGCACGACGCAGACGGTGTCGCTGGCCCCGGCCGGGGCCAAGGGCGCCTACGCGCTGACGGTCGAGACCGTCTCCGGCGGCCCCGTGTACGCGGCCCGCACCCTGACCCTGCCCCACGAGGGCACGCCGATGTTCACGATCCAGCCGCTGTCGGACGACCACGCGATGGTCTCGGTCCCCAAGGCCACCCAGGACCTCACGGTCCTGACCGACTAGGACAGGCCCTGGCGGTTCGCGCCCGCGGTACGGCCGGTCAGTCCTGGCCGTACCGCGGGTCGACCGTCTCCGGGGACAGCCCCAGCAGCTCCGCGACCTGCTCCACCACGATCTCGTGCACGAGCAGCGCCCGTTCGTCCCGGCTCTTCGTGCGGATCTCCACCGGCCGCCGGAACACCACGACCCGCGCCGGCCGTTCCGTCCCCGCCGCCTCCGACAGCGCCCCGAGCGGCACCGCCTCGTCGTTCCAGCCGGCGTCCGGACCGCCCGGCGGCCCCGGGACGTCCGCGACCACGAACTCCACCTCCGCCAGCTGCGGCCAGCGCCGCTCCAGCCGCTCGACCGAGTCCCGTACGAGGTCCCCGAACAGCTCCGCCCGGCTCGCCGACAGCGGCACCTGCGGCGGGGCCAGCGGCCCGCGCATCCCGCGCCCGTGCCGGTCGCGACGCCGGGGCCGCGGCTCGGCGGGAGGCTCGGCAGGGCGGGGCGGGCCGGGGGGCAGGGGGCTGTCCGTCACCCCCGCAGCGTAGCCCCCGCAACCCCTCCCACCCGGGGGTTTCCGGACCCGCCGCGCCCCGCCGCAGGCACGACACGGGGGAGTGGCCCGCGGGAGAGTCGTCGCGGCCCGGTCAAGAGTGCGGTACCGTCCAACGTCGTGAGCCTTGTACGTCGCTGTTCGCGCACTGCGTGCGGCCGCCCTGCCGTCGCGACACTGACGTACGTCTACGCCGATTCGACCGCAGTTCTCGGCCCGCTCGCCACCTACGCAGAACCCCACTGCTACGACCTGTGCGCCGAGCACTCCGAGCGCCTGACCGCCCCGCGCGGCTGGGACGTCGTGCGCCTCACCGACGGCTCCGCGCCGTCCCGCCCGAGCGGCGACGACCTCGAAGCCCTGGCCAATGCCGTCCGTGAGGCTGCCCGCCCCCACGACCGCGCCGCCGAGGCCGGCGGAACCCGTCCGGGCAGCGGCGGCGGCAACACCGGGGAGACCCGTCGAGGACACCTGCGCGTCCTGCGTTCGCCCGACTCCTGACATACACATGGTCTGAAAAGTCGCTCTCCGTGCAGGGTAGGTTTGCCCCACGCACAGCACCTCAGGAGGGCAGGCAGTGGCCGCAGATCTTTCGAACATCGTCAAGGCGTACGACGTACGTGGTGTCGTACCGGACGAGTGGGACGAGTCGCTGGCCGAGCTGTTCGGTGCCGCCTTCGTGGAGGTCACCGGCGCCGCGGCGATCGTCGTCGGCCACGACATGCGGCCCTCCTCGCCCGCCCTGTCCGGCGCCTTCGCCCGCGGCGCCGCCGCCCGCGGCGTCGACGTCACCCTGATCGGGCTGTGCTCCACCGACCAGCTGTACTACGCCTCCGGCACGCTGGACCTGCCCGGCGCGATGTTCACGGCCTCGCACAACCCGGCCCGCTACAACGGCATCAAGCTCTGCCGGGCCGGAGCCGCCCCCGTCGGCCAGGACACCGGCCTCACCGCCATCCGCGAGCTCGCCGAGAAGTGGTCCGACCAGGGCGCCCCGGCCGTCGCCGCCGGCACAGTCCCGGGCACGGTCACGGAGCAGGACACCCTCACCGGGTACGCCGAGCACCTCAAGTCCCTCGTCGACCTCAGCAGCATCCGCCCGCTGAAGGTGGTCGTGGACGCCGGCAACGGGATGGGCGGCCACACCGTCCCGACCGTCTTCGAGGGCCTGCCCCTCGACGTCGTCCCGATGTACTTCGAGCTGGACGGCACCTTCCCGAACCACGAGGCCAACCCCCTCGACCCGAAGAACATCGTCGACCTCCAGGCCCGCGTGAAGGCCGAGGGCGCCGACCTCGGCCTCGCCTTCGACGGCGACGCCGACCGCTGCTTCGTCGTCGACGAGCGCGGCGAGGGCGTCTCCCCGTCCGCCGTCACCGCCCTGGTCGCGGCCCGCGAGCTGGCCCGCAACGGCGGCACCGGCACCGTGATCCACAACCTGATCACCTCCTGGTCCGTCCCGGAGGTCGTCCGCGAGCACGGCGGCACCCCCGTCCGCACCCGCGTCGGCCACTCCTTCATCAAGGAGGAGATGGCCAAGTCCGGCGCCATCTTCGGCGGCGAGCACTCCGCGCACTACTACTTCAAGGACTTCTGGAACGCGGACACCGGCATGCTCGCCGCGCTCCACGTCCTCGCGGCCCTCGGCGGCCAGGACGGCCCGCTCTCCGAGCTGGTCGCCTCCTACGACCGCTACGAGGGCTCCGGCGAGATCAACTCCACCGTCGCCGACCAGGCCGACCGGCTCGCCGCCGTCAAGGCCGCGTACGGCACCGCCGAGGGCATCACCCTCGACGAGCTCGACGGCCTGACCGCCAGCTCCGCCGACTGGTGGTTCAACCTGCGCGCCTCCAACACCGAGCCGCTGCTGCGCCTCAACGTCGAAGCCCGCGACCCCGCCACCCTCGCCAAGGTCCGCGACGAGGTCCTCGCCCTCGTCCGCGCCTAGGCCGTCTCTTCAGCACCGTGTCACCGCCGGGCCGCGCGACGTGCGGCCCGGCGGTACGCTGACCTCGCCCAATCCGCATGTTCGAAGGGAACCGCCCCATGCCGCTCGAAGCCGGCCTTCTGGAGATCCTCGCCTGCCCCGCCTGCCACGCGCCCCTCGAGGACAAGTCGGCCGACGAAGCGGCCCCCGAGCTGATCTGCACCGGCCGGGACTGCGGCCTCGCCTACCCGGTCCGCGACGGCATCCCGGTCCTCCTCGTCGACGAGGCCCGCCGCCCCGCCTGAGGCCGCCGCCCGGCACCCGGGGCGTCCAGCCCCAGGCCGCGCGGGCACCGCACAGGCACCACGGGGCGCCCGTCGCAGCGCCGGGCGCCCGAGCAACCGAGTCGCCCGCCCTTCTGAACCAGCTGTCAGCCGGAGGCCGCAATGCTCGACGAGTCGCTCCTCGACGCACCGGACGAACTCGCCCGCGCCGACCGCCGCGGCCTGCTCCGCGGCGCCGCCGAGGCCGGGGCCAGAGTTCGTACCGCAGCCCGGCACGCGACCGAGGCCGGCCTCGCCGACCTGCGCCCCGACGGCCGGCCCCGTTCCGTCCTCATCGCCGGGCCCGGTACCGCCGCCACCGGAGTCGCCGACCTGCTCGGCGCCCTCGCCGGAGCCTCCGCGCCCGTCACCCGACTGCACCCCACCGGCGTCGCCCACGCCGCCGGAGCCCTGCGCTGGGCGCTGCCCGGCTGGGCCGGCTCCGTCGACCTGCTGCTCCTCGCCACCACCGACGGCACCGAACCCGGGCTCGCCGTCCTCGCCGAGCAGGCCTACCGGCGCGGCTGCACCGTCGTCGCCGTCGCGCCCGAGCGCTCCCCGCTGAGCGAGGCCGTGGACGGCGCGCACGGGCTCCTCGTACCGATGGCCAAGGCGCCGTACCAGGAGTACGACGAATCCGCCGCGGCCGGACCCGGCGCCCTGTGGGCCCTGCTGACCCCGCTGCTGCTGCTCCTCGACAAGGTCGGGCTGATCACCGCCGCCCCGGACACCCTCCAGCGCGTCGCCGACCGGCTCGACCGCACCGCCGAGCGCTGCGGTCCGGCCATCGCCACGTACTCCAACCCGGCCAAGACCCTCGCCGCCGAGCTCGCCGACACCCTCCCGCTCATCTGGAGCGAGGGCGCCGGCGCGGGCCCGGCCGGCCGCCGCTTCGCCGCCACGCTCGCCGAACTCGCCGGCCGCCCCGCACTGGCCGCCGACCTCCCCGAGGCGCTGCCCGCCCACGGGGTCCTGCTCGCCGGCTCCTTCGCCGCCGGCGCCGATCCCGAAGACTTCTTCCGTGACCGGGTGGAGGAGCCCCAGGCCCTCCGCGCCCGCATCGTCCTGCTGCGCGACCGGCCCGCCGGCGGCCTCACCGCGGCCCCGGCCGCGCGCGAGCTCGCCCTCAGCCACGACACGGCCATCAGCGAGCTCGAACCAGAGGAAGGCAGCGAACTGGAACAGCTCGCCGAACTCCTCGCCGTCACGGATTTCGCCACCGCCTACCTGGCGCTGGCGACCAGGGGACACGGCTGAGCACACCACCGTGCCGGCCCTTCATCCAGGAAGACGGACGAAGATGGACCGCCTGACGAACACGATCCGCCCCTACGCCTGGGGGTCGACCACCGCGATCCCCGAGCTCCTCGGTGTCGCACCCACCGGGGAGCCCCAGGCCGAGATGTGGATGGGCGCGCACCCGGGCGCCCCGTCCCGCCTCGACCGCGGCGCCGGCGAGACCACCCTCGCGGACGTCATCGCCGCCGACCCCGAGCGCGAGCTCGGAGCAGCCGCCGTCGCCAGGTTCGGCCCCCGGCTGCCCTTCCTCCTCAAGATCCTCGCGGCCGGGGCACCGCTCTCCCTCCAGGTCCACCCCGACCTCGCGCAGGCGAAGGAGGGCTACGCCGACGAGGAGCGCCGCGGGGTCCCCGTCGACGCGGCCCACCGCAACTACAAGGACCCCAACCACAAGCCCGAGATGGTCTGCGCGCTCACGCACTTCGACGGCCTGTGCGGCTTCCGCCCGCCGCTGGAGGCCGCCGACCTGCTCGCGGGCCTCGGAGTCAACTCCCTCGTGCCGTACGTCGACCTGCTCCGGGCCCACCCGGAGGAGGCGGCGCTGCGCGAGATGCTCACCGCCGTACTGACCGCGGACCGCGCCGAGATGGCCCGTACGGTGGCCGAGGCCGGCGCCGCGATCGAACGCCTCGGGGGCCCGTACGCGCCGTACGCCTCGCTCGTGCACCACTTCCCGGGCGACCCGGGCGTGATCGCGGCCATGCTCCTCAACCACGTCCGACTCCAGCCCGGCGAGGCCATGTTCCTCGGCGCCGGCGTTCCGCACGCCTACCTCGACGGCCTCGGCGTGGAGCTGCTGGCCAACTCCGACAACGTGCTGCGCGCCGGTCTCACCCCCAAACACGTGGACGTGCCCGAGCTCCTGAAGATCGTGCGGTTCGAGCCCGGCGACCCGGCCGTACAGCGCCCCGAGGGCAACGGCGAGGAGGTCTACGAGAGCCCCATCGACGAATTCCAGCTCTCCCGTTTCGCCCTGGCCGCCGGCGCCGCCCCGCACGCCCTCCCGGACGACGCCCCGCAGATCCTGCTGTGCACGACGGGCCGCCCGAAGGCCGGCGAAGTGACGCTGTCCCCCGGAGAATCGGTCTTCGTCCCGGCAGGCGAAAAGACCGAACTGTCCGGAATCGGCACGATCTTCCGTGCCACCGTCGCCCTCTGACGTGGCGTCCGGCGCTACGACTGCAACAATGTGCCGCCGTAGCGCGGCGCCCCGGGCAGGGGCGCCGTACCGAGGAAGGGACTCCGGAAACCCATGAGCGCGTCGGGCGGTACCAGGGCGATCGTGGCGGCACTCGCCGCCAACCTCGCCATCGCTGTAGCCAAGTTCGTGGCCTTCGTCTTCAGCGGCTCGTCGTCGATGCTCGCGGAAAGCGTCCACTCGCTGGCCGACTCCGGGAACCAGGGGCTGCTGCTCCTCGGCGGAAAGAAGGCCCAGCGCGAGGCGACGCCGCAACACCCCTTCGGGTACGGGCGCGAACGCTACATCTACGCCTTCCTCGTCTCCATCGTGCTCTTCACCGTCGGCGGCATGTTCGCCATCTACGAGGGCGTGGAGAAGGTCCAGCACCCGCATCCCATCGAGGCCTGGTACTGGCCGGTCGGCGTGCTCGTCTTCGCGGTCATCGCGGAGGGGTTCTCCTTCCGTACGGCCATCAAGGAGTCGAACGAGATCCGCGGCGCGCTGTCGTGGACCCAGTTCATCAGGCGCGCCAAGGCACCCGAGCTGCCGGTGGTCCTGCTGGAGGACTTCGGCGCCCTCGTCGGCCTGGTCCTGGCCCTCGTCGGCGTCGGCCTCGCGCTTGCGACCGGCGACGGCGTCTGGGACGGCATCGGCACCCTCTGCATCGGCGCCCTGCTGATCCTCATCGCGGTCGTGCTCGCCGCCGAGACCAAGTCCCTGCTGCTCGGCGAGGCCGCGGGCACGGAGGACGTCGAGAAGATCAAGGCCGCGCTCGTCGACGGCGATGTCGTCACCCGCGTGATCCACATGCGCACCCTCCACCTCGGCCCGGAGGAGCTCCTGGTCGCCGCCAAGATCGCGGTCGAGGGCAACGACACCGCGACGCAGGTGGCGGACGCCATCAACGCCGCCGAGGCCCGGATCCGCGAGGCGGTCCCGATCGCCCGCGTGATCTACCTGGAGCCGGACATCTACCACGCGGAGTCGGACACCTCCGCGAAGACCTGACCCCCCGCCACACCCGTACGAAGGCCCCCGCCGCGCGCAGACCGCGCCCGGCGGGGGCCTTTCTCCGTACGGGGCCGGCGGTGCGTTCGAGTCGCCGCGGTGGTCGCCCGTCACCGGTCCGTGCGCGGGAGGTCGTACGGGCTACCGGATCTCGCGGAGCACGTCCAGGACGGCCGGGACGTCCGGGGCCGACTGCAGCCGGTCCCGGAAGTCCGCGTCCATGAGCTTGCGGGACAGCAGCGCCAGGATCCGCAGGTGCTCGTCGCCGGCGGCGGCCTCCGGCACGGAGATCATGAAGACCAGCCGGGCCCTCGTCCCGTCGGGCGAGCCCCACTCGATGCCCGCGTCGGACCGGGCGAAGCCCACCGTGGG
The Streptomyces sp. NBC_01296 DNA segment above includes these coding regions:
- a CDS encoding WhiB family transcriptional regulator translates to MTELFQELLVEEADEELGWQERALCAQTDPESFFPEKGGSTREAKKVCLACEVRSECLEYALANDERFGIWGGLSERERRRLKKAAV
- a CDS encoding glycosyltransferase family 2 protein gives rise to the protein MSLHSQSTASYQAAATPEFPRHVVTAVLVAHDGARWLPRTLAGLLGQERPAQSHVAADTGSADESARLLGEALGEDRVLHLARRTGFGAAVDEAARSAGTLSPEDLPYLKRPSGWDPVSRTWRDDAYDLPELPHGDPVQWLWLLHDDSAPEPDALTELLRVAEENPDAAVIGPKLRGWYDKKQLLEAGVTIARSGRRWTGLDRREQDQGQHDQVRPVLSVSTAGMLVRRDVYEALGGFDRRLPLMRDDVDLCWRAQSAGHTVLVAPDAVLRHAEASARERRTVDCAGRTSASPHRVDKAGAVYTVLANSSAGALPYVLLRLLVGTVLRTLAYLVGKAPGQAVDEITGLLATLLRPGRILGARRRRGRPAVPAKELRPLFPPPGASLRANAEQLAGYFGGDRDTDTAAIGRHGGAVESGPGGDDADYLEIEQFARLKRIARNPAPVLFALLLLVSVIACRALLGGGSLMGGALLPAPDSGLALWRSYTDDWQPVAAGSTAGAPPYLAVLGAFATVLFGSTSAALTLLLVCSVPLAGLTAYFASRPLVDSRLLRAWAAVAYAFLPAVTGALAGGRLGTAVLAILLPLIARSAVAAFAFGSAESEGERSGWRPVWTYTLLLTLATAFTPVVWLLAAVLGTAALVLRRARWKTYGLRLLATLAVPLLVLAPWSLTLLMHPGRLLHEAGLPYGSGSATALDLLGISPGGPRTAGGLLLIGIVLAALAALLRAERRFAVRTAWATALAALLLAVVVNRTGWAGPATLVYGLALLAAAAVGAEGAKERVAASSFGWRQPLAALIALGAVAGPLLGAAGWMISGADGPLERRDPVQVPAFVAEESGTRDQARTLVLGGTSPATVSYTLVRGSGGRLGDAELAAAAGSSPQLDKVVSSLVAGSGADQTDQLSGFAIRYILVRDGAPQQMRKVLDATPGLSRLSQLDGSALWRVDRQVARAAIVSGKPGEAPIPVASGPVEAHTKIPAGEAGGAGRVLRIADRAAPGWRATLDGKPLKPKTLDGWAQGFELPAAGGRLDLVHEDALTRTAWHWAQGLLALVLLVMALPGRRASLDDDLPEEEAEAADRSAAGEAGEGRRARRLRAEAESAAAATAAAEEPSGAVADPYAQIPAQPVYGEETYAYQAYGDQGYAYDQQPQQPYVPAPAQAPDYEQYPYPEQGYDDPQGYPQQPQQQPYPYPPYEQPYDTYGQHDPRPDGSPQQ
- a CDS encoding DUF5719 family protein; the encoded protein is MKQRAPLTLAAVAAALAAVTGVGYLTAPAAPAADARTAAAARMPVERSALVCPAPSSSDIAETTYTAITPGAAGAGKGTARLLGATKEAKPVLELKERGKPAGAAASGAEAPALVGVADGILAPGWTAQQTTKVSVGRARGVLGVGCTAPGTDFWFPGASTAKGREDYVHLTNPDDTAAVIDIKMFGPDGAVKSEGGTGENIRIDPKSTKSVSLASLAPGAQLADVTAHVTTRAGRVGASVQVGEEGVGADWLPASTDPAGSLVLPGIPADATSVRLVAFAPGEEDADLTVKLAGPNGSISPAGNEQLHLKGGMTASLDLKDVTRGEAGSLLLAPANSKKAVPVVAAVRVVRGSGAKQDLGFVPATGPVGTRATVADNRADENATVLSLTAAGGADAKVKVTASPGTEAGEPASKEVTVKAGTTQTVSLAPAGAKGAYALTVETVSGGPVYAARTLTLPHEGTPMFTIQPLSDDHAMVSVPKATQDLTVLTD
- a CDS encoding metallopeptidase family protein, which translates into the protein MTDSPLPPGPPRPAEPPAEPRPRRRDRHGRGMRGPLAPPQVPLSASRAELFGDLVRDSVERLERRWPQLAEVEFVVADVPGPPGGPDAGWNDEAVPLGALSEAAGTERPARVVVFRRPVEIRTKSRDERALLVHEIVVEQVAELLGLSPETVDPRYGQD
- a CDS encoding DUF3499 domain-containing protein, which encodes MSLVRRCSRTACGRPAVATLTYVYADSTAVLGPLATYAEPHCYDLCAEHSERLTAPRGWDVVRLTDGSAPSRPSGDDLEALANAVREAARPHDRAAEAGGTRPGSGGGNTGETRRGHLRVLRSPDS
- a CDS encoding phosphomannomutase/phosphoglucomutase, with translation MAADLSNIVKAYDVRGVVPDEWDESLAELFGAAFVEVTGAAAIVVGHDMRPSSPALSGAFARGAAARGVDVTLIGLCSTDQLYYASGTLDLPGAMFTASHNPARYNGIKLCRAGAAPVGQDTGLTAIRELAEKWSDQGAPAVAAGTVPGTVTEQDTLTGYAEHLKSLVDLSSIRPLKVVVDAGNGMGGHTVPTVFEGLPLDVVPMYFELDGTFPNHEANPLDPKNIVDLQARVKAEGADLGLAFDGDADRCFVVDERGEGVSPSAVTALVAARELARNGGTGTVIHNLITSWSVPEVVREHGGTPVRTRVGHSFIKEEMAKSGAIFGGEHSAHYYFKDFWNADTGMLAALHVLAALGGQDGPLSELVASYDRYEGSGEINSTVADQADRLAAVKAAYGTAEGITLDELDGLTASSADWWFNLRASNTEPLLRLNVEARDPATLAKVRDEVLALVRA
- a CDS encoding Trm112 family protein, giving the protein MPLEAGLLEILACPACHAPLEDKSADEAAPELICTGRDCGLAYPVRDGIPVLLVDEARRPA
- a CDS encoding SIS domain-containing protein, which codes for MLDESLLDAPDELARADRRGLLRGAAEAGARVRTAARHATEAGLADLRPDGRPRSVLIAGPGTAATGVADLLGALAGASAPVTRLHPTGVAHAAGALRWALPGWAGSVDLLLLATTDGTEPGLAVLAEQAYRRGCTVVAVAPERSPLSEAVDGAHGLLVPMAKAPYQEYDESAAAGPGALWALLTPLLLLLDKVGLITAAPDTLQRVADRLDRTAERCGPAIATYSNPAKTLAAELADTLPLIWSEGAGAGPAGRRFAATLAELAGRPALAADLPEALPAHGVLLAGSFAAGADPEDFFRDRVEEPQALRARIVLLRDRPAGGLTAAPAARELALSHDTAISELEPEEGSELEQLAELLAVTDFATAYLALATRGHG